In Rosa chinensis cultivar Old Blush chromosome 1, RchiOBHm-V2, whole genome shotgun sequence, a genomic segment contains:
- the LOC112182768 gene encoding uncharacterized protein LOC112182768, producing the protein MATRMEPRRYSTNILQMFKMAGRAQSCVQSKRYLLPSGPIALPLIILALAKGHRINTTFPLSSTGPAILQLVQISALTFTNGGDNDIKYVFFEASTISGILHASMYLDAVILPYYTGFDALVKSTFSGECPSCVCRNEDLVVGGTLVSYTGWSLTTFLVVGTLCWRVVCRLYGKKLGKFILIIRSLLEGSSWILMIIDCVYLTTNSPPERLMLRVAAFGGILVLICLCVIRELCTCITQLHSVYKSRAADVCNRSKIEMTK; encoded by the exons ATGGCAACCCGAATGGAGCCGCGGAGATATTCGACTAACATTCTTCAAATGTTTAAAATGGCAG GAAGAGCGCAAAGTTGTGTTCAGTCGAAAAGATACTTGCTTCCTTCTGGTCCAATTGCCCTTCCGCTGATCATCTTGGCCCTAGCCAAGGGCCACCGAATCAACACCACGTTCCCTCTCTCAAGTACTGGTCCGGCCATCCTCCAATTGGTTCAGATTTCTGCTCTAACCTTCACCAATGGAGGTGACAACGACATCAAGTATGTGTTTTTCGAGGCATCAACCATCTCTGGAATTTTACATGCAAGCATGTACCTGGATGCTGTCATCTTACCTTACTATACTGGTTTTGATGCTCTAGTGAAATCAACTTTTTCGGGTGAGTGTCCATCTTGTGTATGTCGAAATGAAGATTTGGTAGTGGGAGGGACACTGGTATCCTACACAGGATGGTCCTTGACCACTTTTTTGGTTGTGGGTACCCTGTGCTGGAGAGTGGTATGCAGGCTCTATGGAAAGAAACTAGGAAAGTTCATACTTATTATTAGGTCTTTGCTGGAGGGTTCAAGTTGGATCTTGATGATAATAGATTGTGTTTATCTCACCACAAACTCACCACCAGAGAGATTGATGTTGCGAGTTGCTGCTTTTGGAGGCATACTTGTTTTGATTTGCCTTTGTGTAATTAGAGAATTATGCACCTGTATCACACAACTACATTCTGTGTATAAAAGTAGGGCAGCAGATGTCTGCAACAGAAGCAAGATAGAAATGACAAAATGA
- the LOC112182767 gene encoding ribosome production factor 1 yields MGIKRKKSENEGGDEPKPVAVEIEKKKKGILPSMIKNKDKRAAVHAKLKQEKKLDKRKKVKARDAAEKRALELGEEPPARKIPKTIENTREEDETVCRPDDEELFVRNDADEFSAVLKRESNPKILITTCRFNSSRGPAFIEELLSVIPNAQYYKRGTYDLKKIIEYANKKEFTSLIVVHTNRREPDALLIIGLPNGPTAHFKLSKLVLRKDIKNHGNPTSHEPELVLNNFTTRLGHRIGRLIQSLFPQEPNFRGRRVVTFHNQRDFIFFRHHRYIFETKETKQPEVKGKKTKDSKADAITEAKPFARLQECGPRFTLKLISLQHGTFDPRGGEFEWVHKPEMDTSRRRFFL; encoded by the exons ATGGGCatcaagaggaagaagagcgaGAACGAAGGAGGAGACGAGCCCAAACCAGTAGCAGTGGAGatcgagaagaagaagaaggggataCTCCCGTCGATGATAAAGAACAAGGACAAGAGAGCCGCCGTCCACGCCAAGCTCAAGCAAGAGAAGAAGCTCGATAAGCGCAAGAAGGTCAAGGCCCGCGACGCCGCCGAAAAGCGAGCTCTCGAGCTCGGCGAAGAG CCTCCGGCGAGGAAGATTCCAAAGACGATTGAGAACACCAGGGAGGAGGATGAGACTGTTTGTAGGCCCGACGACGAAGAG TTGTTTGTTAGAAATGACGCGGATGAGTTTAGTGCGGTTTTGAAGCGTGAATCGAATCCGAAGATATTGATCACCACTTGCCGATTTAACTCTTCT AGGGGTCCTGCTTTTATAGAGGAACTACTTTCGGTGATCCCAAATGCGCAGTACTATAAACGAGGCACTTATGACTTGAAAAAG ATTATAGAGTATGCAAATAAAAAGGAATTCACTTCTTTAATTGTTGTTCATACCAATCGCCGGGAACCAG ATGCTCTCCTAATAATTGGCTTACCTAATGGACCTACTGCCCATTTTAAGCTCTCAAAGCTCGTTTTACGGAAGGATATCAAG AATCATGGAAATCCAACCAGTCATGAGCCTGAGCTTGTATTAAACAACTTTACAACACGCCTTGGTCATCGTATTGGGAG ATTAATACAGTCACTTTTCCCTCAAGAACCAAATTTTCGTGGTCGGCGAGTTGTAACTTTCCACAACCAGCGAGATTTTATATTCTTCCGGCATCATCG GTACATTTTTGAAACCAAAGAAACTAAACAGCCTGAAGTAAAGGGCAAAAAGACCAAGGATTCCAAAGCTGACGCTATTACTGAAGCAAAACCATTTGCACGCCTACAG GAATGTGGTCCTCGCTTTACCCTTAAATTGATCAGTCTGCAGCACGGGACATTTGATCCTAGAGGCGGGGAGTTTGAGTGGGTTCACAAG CCTGAGATGGACACTAGCAGAAGGAGGTTTTTTCTGTGA
- the LOC112182901 gene encoding WAT1-related protein At3g30340 isoform X2, producing MVNYREWMPTVAMVAINLSFAGVNVLLKLTLDKGVHNLVVVTYRQLISCVLLTPIALFWESRKSRPELAAGIICHLFFSALIGVTFTQYLFLLGLQYTSATYSCAFINMVPVNTFLLALPFGLEKVNIRSKGGRAKILGALICIGGALSLTLYKGTPLTNQHSHATSQNEDNDYMRRAAKDKEKWAVGSLLLAAGCLLWASWFLIQAKIGKSYPFQYSSTAILSFFGAIQSAILSLVTERNMNMSMWVLKGELEILSVLYAGAIGSGLCYVGMSWCVKQKGPLFTAAFTPLTQIFVAMFDFSTLKEQIYLGSVVGSVLVIVGMYVLLWGKSNDAKETVMKQTQAAEEVMSR from the exons ATGGTGAATTACAGAGAATGGATGCCTACTGTTGCCATGGTTGCCATAAACCTATCTTTTGCTGGAGTCAATGTGCTTCTTAAGTTGACTTTGGATAAAGGAGTACACAATTTGGTGGTTGTTACTTATCGGCAGTTGATTTCTTGTGTCTTATTGACACCGATTGCCTTGTTTTGGGAAAG CAGAAAAAGCAGACCCGAACTTGCAGCTGGCATCATATGCCACCTTTTCTTCAGTGCTCTAATTGG GGTAACATTCACACAATACTTGTTTCTTCTTGGACTCCAATACACCTCAGCTACCTATTCCTGTGCATTCATCAACATGGTTCCTGTGAACACTTTCCTATTGGCACTACCATTTGG TCTAGAGAAAGTAAACATTAGGAGCAAGGGAGGAAGAGCAAAGATCTTGGGTGCTCTGATATGTATTGGCGGAGCTTTGTCATTGACATTATACAAAGGAACGCCACTAACCAATCAGCATTCCCATGCCACATCTCAAAATGAAGACAATGACTATATGAGGAGAGCAGCAAAGGATAAAGAGAAGTGGGCAGTTGGTTCACTGCTTTTAGCAGCAGGTTGCCTCTTGTGGGCTTCATGGTTTCTCATACAAGCCAAGATTGGCAAGAGCTACCCATTTCAGTACTCTAGCACAGCTATCTTGTCCTTCTTTGGTGCCATTCAATCAGCCATCTTGAGCTTGGTTACTGagagaaacatgaacatgtcaATGTGGGTCTTGAAGGGGGAGTTGGAGATATTAAGTGTCCTATATGCT GGAGCAATTGGATCAGGGTTGTGCTATGTAGGGATGTCATGGTGTGTgaaacaaaagggtccattgtTTACAGCAGCATTTACCCCCTTAACCCAGATTTTTGTGGCTATGTTTGACTTCTCAACCTTGAAAGAACAAATCTATCTTGGAAG TGTGGTGGGATCTGTCCTAGTCATAGTGGGAATGTATGTTCTATTGTGGGGGAAAAGCAATGATGCAAAGGAAACTGTGATGAAGCAGACACAAGCAGCTGAAGAAG TGATGTCCAGGTAA
- the LOC112182901 gene encoding WAT1-related protein At3g30340 isoform X1 → MVNYREWMPTVAMVAINLSFAGVNVLLKLTLDKGVHNLVVVTYRQLISCVLLTPIALFWESRKSRPELAAGIICHLFFSALIGVTFTQYLFLLGLQYTSATYSCAFINMVPVNTFLLALPFGLEKVNIRSKGGRAKILGALICIGGALSLTLYKGTPLTNQHSHATSQNEDNDYMRRAAKDKEKWAVGSLLLAAGCLLWASWFLIQAKIGKSYPFQYSSTAILSFFGAIQSAILSLVTERNMNMSMWVLKGELEILSVLYAGAIGSGLCYVGMSWCVKQKGPLFTAAFTPLTQIFVAMFDFSTLKEQIYLGSVVGSVLVIVGMYVLLWGKSNDAKETVMKQTQAAEEGADVP, encoded by the exons ATGGTGAATTACAGAGAATGGATGCCTACTGTTGCCATGGTTGCCATAAACCTATCTTTTGCTGGAGTCAATGTGCTTCTTAAGTTGACTTTGGATAAAGGAGTACACAATTTGGTGGTTGTTACTTATCGGCAGTTGATTTCTTGTGTCTTATTGACACCGATTGCCTTGTTTTGGGAAAG CAGAAAAAGCAGACCCGAACTTGCAGCTGGCATCATATGCCACCTTTTCTTCAGTGCTCTAATTGG GGTAACATTCACACAATACTTGTTTCTTCTTGGACTCCAATACACCTCAGCTACCTATTCCTGTGCATTCATCAACATGGTTCCTGTGAACACTTTCCTATTGGCACTACCATTTGG TCTAGAGAAAGTAAACATTAGGAGCAAGGGAGGAAGAGCAAAGATCTTGGGTGCTCTGATATGTATTGGCGGAGCTTTGTCATTGACATTATACAAAGGAACGCCACTAACCAATCAGCATTCCCATGCCACATCTCAAAATGAAGACAATGACTATATGAGGAGAGCAGCAAAGGATAAAGAGAAGTGGGCAGTTGGTTCACTGCTTTTAGCAGCAGGTTGCCTCTTGTGGGCTTCATGGTTTCTCATACAAGCCAAGATTGGCAAGAGCTACCCATTTCAGTACTCTAGCACAGCTATCTTGTCCTTCTTTGGTGCCATTCAATCAGCCATCTTGAGCTTGGTTACTGagagaaacatgaacatgtcaATGTGGGTCTTGAAGGGGGAGTTGGAGATATTAAGTGTCCTATATGCT GGAGCAATTGGATCAGGGTTGTGCTATGTAGGGATGTCATGGTGTGTgaaacaaaagggtccattgtTTACAGCAGCATTTACCCCCTTAACCCAGATTTTTGTGGCTATGTTTGACTTCTCAACCTTGAAAGAACAAATCTATCTTGGAAG TGTGGTGGGATCTGTCCTAGTCATAGTGGGAATGTATGTTCTATTGTGGGGGAAAAGCAATGATGCAAAGGAAACTGTGATGAAGCAGACACAAGCAGCTGAAGAAGGTGCGGATGTCCCTTGA
- the LOC112182901 gene encoding WAT1-related protein At3g30340 isoform X3 → MVNYREWMPTVAMVAINLSFAGVNVLLKLTLDKGVHNLVVVTYRQLISCVLLTPIALFWERKSRPELAAGIICHLFFSALIGVTFTQYLFLLGLQYTSATYSCAFINMVPVNTFLLALPFGLEKVNIRSKGGRAKILGALICIGGALSLTLYKGTPLTNQHSHATSQNEDNDYMRRAAKDKEKWAVGSLLLAAGCLLWASWFLIQAKIGKSYPFQYSSTAILSFFGAIQSAILSLVTERNMNMSMWVLKGELEILSVLYAGAIGSGLCYVGMSWCVKQKGPLFTAAFTPLTQIFVAMFDFSTLKEQIYLGSVVGSVLVIVGMYVLLWGKSNDAKETVMKQTQAAEEGADVP, encoded by the exons ATGGTGAATTACAGAGAATGGATGCCTACTGTTGCCATGGTTGCCATAAACCTATCTTTTGCTGGAGTCAATGTGCTTCTTAAGTTGACTTTGGATAAAGGAGTACACAATTTGGTGGTTGTTACTTATCGGCAGTTGATTTCTTGTGTCTTATTGACACCGATTGCCTTGTTTTGGGAAAG AAAAAGCAGACCCGAACTTGCAGCTGGCATCATATGCCACCTTTTCTTCAGTGCTCTAATTGG GGTAACATTCACACAATACTTGTTTCTTCTTGGACTCCAATACACCTCAGCTACCTATTCCTGTGCATTCATCAACATGGTTCCTGTGAACACTTTCCTATTGGCACTACCATTTGG TCTAGAGAAAGTAAACATTAGGAGCAAGGGAGGAAGAGCAAAGATCTTGGGTGCTCTGATATGTATTGGCGGAGCTTTGTCATTGACATTATACAAAGGAACGCCACTAACCAATCAGCATTCCCATGCCACATCTCAAAATGAAGACAATGACTATATGAGGAGAGCAGCAAAGGATAAAGAGAAGTGGGCAGTTGGTTCACTGCTTTTAGCAGCAGGTTGCCTCTTGTGGGCTTCATGGTTTCTCATACAAGCCAAGATTGGCAAGAGCTACCCATTTCAGTACTCTAGCACAGCTATCTTGTCCTTCTTTGGTGCCATTCAATCAGCCATCTTGAGCTTGGTTACTGagagaaacatgaacatgtcaATGTGGGTCTTGAAGGGGGAGTTGGAGATATTAAGTGTCCTATATGCT GGAGCAATTGGATCAGGGTTGTGCTATGTAGGGATGTCATGGTGTGTgaaacaaaagggtccattgtTTACAGCAGCATTTACCCCCTTAACCCAGATTTTTGTGGCTATGTTTGACTTCTCAACCTTGAAAGAACAAATCTATCTTGGAAG TGTGGTGGGATCTGTCCTAGTCATAGTGGGAATGTATGTTCTATTGTGGGGGAAAAGCAATGATGCAAAGGAAACTGTGATGAAGCAGACACAAGCAGCTGAAGAAGGTGCGGATGTCCCTTGA
- the LOC112182901 gene encoding WAT1-related protein At4g01440 isoform X4, with translation MVNYREWMPTVAMVAINLSFAGVNVLLKLTLDKGVHNLVVVTYRQLISCVLLTPIALFWESRKSRPELAAGIICHLFFSALIGVTFTQYLFLLGLQYTSATYSCAFINMVPVNTFLLALPFGLEKVNIRSKGGRAKILGALICIGGALSLTLYKGTPLTNQHSHATSQNEDNDYMRRAAKDKEKWAVGSLLLAAGCLLWASWFLIQAKIGKSYPFQYSSTAILSFFGAIQSAILSLVTERNMNMSMWVLKGELEILSVLYATGSNWIRVVLCRDVMVCETKGSIVYSSIYPLNPDFCGYV, from the exons ATGGTGAATTACAGAGAATGGATGCCTACTGTTGCCATGGTTGCCATAAACCTATCTTTTGCTGGAGTCAATGTGCTTCTTAAGTTGACTTTGGATAAAGGAGTACACAATTTGGTGGTTGTTACTTATCGGCAGTTGATTTCTTGTGTCTTATTGACACCGATTGCCTTGTTTTGGGAAAG CAGAAAAAGCAGACCCGAACTTGCAGCTGGCATCATATGCCACCTTTTCTTCAGTGCTCTAATTGG GGTAACATTCACACAATACTTGTTTCTTCTTGGACTCCAATACACCTCAGCTACCTATTCCTGTGCATTCATCAACATGGTTCCTGTGAACACTTTCCTATTGGCACTACCATTTGG TCTAGAGAAAGTAAACATTAGGAGCAAGGGAGGAAGAGCAAAGATCTTGGGTGCTCTGATATGTATTGGCGGAGCTTTGTCATTGACATTATACAAAGGAACGCCACTAACCAATCAGCATTCCCATGCCACATCTCAAAATGAAGACAATGACTATATGAGGAGAGCAGCAAAGGATAAAGAGAAGTGGGCAGTTGGTTCACTGCTTTTAGCAGCAGGTTGCCTCTTGTGGGCTTCATGGTTTCTCATACAAGCCAAGATTGGCAAGAGCTACCCATTTCAGTACTCTAGCACAGCTATCTTGTCCTTCTTTGGTGCCATTCAATCAGCCATCTTGAGCTTGGTTACTGagagaaacatgaacatgtcaATGTGGGTCTTGAAGGGGGAGTTGGAGATATTAAGTGTCCTATATGCT ACAGGGAGCAATTGGATCAGGGTTGTGCTATGTAGGGATGTCATGGTGTGTgaaacaaaagggtccattgtTTACAGCAGCATTTACCCCCTTAACCCAGATTTTTGTGGCTATGTTTGA
- the LOC112169683 gene encoding WAT1-related protein At3g30340-like, whose translation MVPVNTYLLALPFGLERVSIRSKGGRAKISGALICIGGALSLTFYKGMPLTNQHSHATAEIENHDYILSAENKRVRWALGSVFLAAGCMLWASWFLIQAKIGKSYPFQYSSTAILSFFGVIQLAILTLLTERSISMSMWVLKGKLEILSVTYAGAVGSGLTYVGMSWCVKQKGPLFTSTFTPLIQIFVAMFDFLTLHEQIYVGRLAQLYVQILIMLSPPICDMLCCKLLIHATCDLGQNWKPVVGSVLVIVGMYVLLWGKSNDAKEIVVKQTLAAEEGADVP comes from the exons ATGGTGCCTGTTAACACTTACCTGTTGGCACTACCATTTGG TCTAGAGAGAGTGAGCATTAGGAGCAAGGGAGGCAGAGCTAAGATATCGGGTGCTTTGATATGCATTGGTGGAGCTTTGTCATTGACCTTTTACAAAGGAATGCCACTGACCAACCAACACTCACATGCCACAgctgaaattgaaaaccatgaCTATATACTGAGTGCAGAAAACAAGAGAGTGAGGTGGGCACTTGGTTCAGTGTTTTTGGCAGCAGGTTGCATGTTGTGGGCTTCATGGTTTCTCATACAAGCCAAAATTGGGAAGAGCTACCCATTTCAGTACTCTAGCACAGCCATCTTGTCATTCTTTGGTGTCATTCAGTTAGCCATCTTGACCTTGCTTACTGAGAGAAGCATCAGCATGTCAATGTGGGTTTTGAAGGGGAAGTTGGAGATACTGAGTGTCACATATGCT GGAGCAGTTGGATCAGGGTTGACCTATGTAGGCATGTCATGGTGTGTGAAGCAAAAGGGTCCATTGTTTACATCAACATTCACTCCCTTAATCCAGATATTTGTGGCTATGTTTGACTTCTTAACCTTGCATGAACAGATCTATGTCGGAAGGTTGGCTCAATTATATGTTCAGATATTGATCATGCTTTCACCTCCAATATGTGATATGTTATGTTGTAAATTGTTAATCCATGCAACATGTGATTtgggtcaaaactggaaacC TGTGGTTGGTTCTGTCCTAGTGATAGTGGGAATGTATGTTCTACTGTGGGGGAAAAGCAATGATGCGAAGGAAATTGTGGTGAAGCAGACATTAGCAGCTGAAGAAGGTGCAGATGTCCCTTGA